GAGCCTGGTCTGCACACTGAACATGGTCTGCACAGTCCTGCTGCAGTACCACACTGACCTCCAATGGGCAGATGTGGAACAGACACCAGTCACACACAGATgatgtgaaatgtgttttgtgtaAATGCACCTCTACTCCTTTTCAGTATAATAAGACCGATCAGGAAGCCTCTGGTTGTATTTTACCATGCCTTGAATTAACACATCTCCAGTCTAACTCCAGGGGATTTTTTATGATTCTCCTGCATATCCTATTAAATCCTATTTACGGGGTAGTTCTTAACCATTATAACTAATTGACTTCCTCACAGTGGGAAACCCTCTCTATGTCTGACCAGCAGTCTAAACCACACATTAGCACTACTACCACCTGCCCATGAGTATTTGGAGAATTATCATTCCATACCATTAGGGTTTACGTTCTTATTAGATGCACATGCTGGGGTAATCCTCAGCTAAAGGTCAGGCCTGCTTTACTTTGTTCTCATGAGGCAGAATAGGGTTTGTATGGGATACTCTGCTAACGGCACATGGCGCAGGATTACCACTATGCTACGGTTAGGCCAGGGGAGGCTGGCTCCAAAGCAAAAAAGGAACAATGTGATGTATCTAAATTAACCCAGCTGTTTTAACttcaatgggtcatattttgctaaacccacttttattagtctttggtacatttatttgtgtgttctgGGAccttaacagttcaaaaagtttgaatttgaaccctccaattTATTAGAAGTATAATATAGGTCCAATAGAAGAACTGCACTGATGGACAAAGAATGAAAACATACATTTATGCTGAATGTAATGCCATCTAAGTATTTTAAAAACATCTTTCTAAAAAATgaattataatttattttttggtctaaatgttaaccttcccttggccaGCCCCATATATAGTGTTCTACATCATCATATTTGtcttgaaaaatgaaattttatatAATCCCGGTTGCAATGACAGTGTAATTTCCAATTAATTCAAGAGGGTTTTCATAGTTTTTAGCTTCAAGTGGAGAATCAACCCCAAAAGAAACATTAAAGCGGTcattttttgctaaacccacttttattagtctttggtacatttatttgtgtgttcgtGGATCCTAAtaattccaaaagtttgaatttgaaccctccaggtgctgcaaaactatctttatattcattccggcaaaaatcaagtggatttctacaacctgtttctaATTCCtggttaatttgttacgttttataactagtgacgtcacgacatttgcacatataaggtcaagacttctgatgaacatttctctgagtacgccataattgtttgtcagcagcagtggttgtagtaaaaactgaaaatatgtccaaacttcgagccagttacctaaaatgttcagttattggttgaacgggacagagcagcacagccaacaacctggagggggtgggacgtgAAGTGGCTCGTTTGCATTTAAGGGGCTaacactcaaaatgacctttctggtgtcattactcagaaatgaggttgaagatggacctgtggagttgaattaatgaagaattcagaccaaaacataggatttacagtttatgtagaccacagggaaatgttttaaaatgcatagttccatttaaaaaagctaaatatctctCCTTTAAACCATATTTAACTGGATGTGAAATATAAAATTGCAGTATAATATATTAGTATTTTCGACTAATTCACTACAAAAGTCTTTTATTCAGGTTGTTGCAACTCTGGAGTAATTTGCTAAAAAGGCTGAAGGACTCACccaatttacatgtatttaaaagaaCACTAAAATCTCTGATGTTCCATATGTGAAAGTTGTACTTATTGGATATGTGAACTGTTATTTATTGTTACTGCATTGTCATTGCATTTATTGTGAATGATGTATACATTTTTGATGTCTTTTTAACTGgaaccccaggaagactagcaaCCACTacggtggaagctaatggggataataaacaataaacaatgtgAATACAGATTGCTAATTAAATCTGTGTTCCGTTATTAGAAAACAGACACTTAGCTATAAACTGATTAATCTCTTCATTGctaatgaataattttttttttaaccaactaTGGGTTTTTGGCAGAACTTTGCATCAACATGAGCTGATGGCTATTAGAGCTCTCAAATGGAATTACTtaaaacagcaaaaaagtgctttttttttttttgccattattgAGCCAGGTGGTAATAGGGTTCAACTGAGCTCGACTTACTGATTCATTACTGAGATTAAAGCTTAACAACACTGATTCGTTTATTTTTAAGTCAACGATAGTCATTCTGCATTGCTTCCCTGTGAGCGGGGATATCTACTTTTTGTCTTTAGCCTTTAGAAATCCACTCTGACTCCACCTCTAGTAGACACGCCCTTTACTTTGCCACAGATAAATAACTGGAAGGCTAGACCTCCTTGGAGAGAGGATTTATTTTTATAGCCGTGTACATGTGTCCGTTCTAGGGCTGAGAGCAGTTGATTCAAAGTTTCAGCTtctgtcaaatatttttatgtgGAGGTCAGAAAGAGGCTACATTTTGGCTGACTGCCCAGACCTTTGGGAGACAGGTTGGGAAAATTTACGAAAGACACCTGACTATATATTTTCAGCTTAGTTTCATCTCTGTGAAAGACCTTAGATGCaaaattctaaaaataaaaagtaaataccGTCTGTGCATCGATGACAGGCTAAGGTCAGACATAATTAGAGGTAGAGGTATTATGCTGCACACTGCAGTGCTCCTCTCCCTGTGTTGTTTGTCTATAAAAATAGAAATCGCTGAAGTGGCATCAGTAGACACCACACTGTAGGCTATTGTTGAAATAAATCCTCATGCTTGTGTTTCCTGACATTAGCCTTAGCATAAAAGCATGTGAGTACAGAGTACAGCTTGATTCGAATATGCTGAGTAAGCTCTTCCTCCAGCTGTACCAGCTGGGACTCGGGCGGCGGAGGTAAAGGTACACCACCTCTTTGGTACCTCTTCCATATTCACTTCATTTAGATTTTTCTgtgttccttttgttttgttgAGGTAAGCACCAGATGGCGTTTTAATGAGCCAAATTTAGCTACAGTAAGGTAATAATATACACCTTTATTGCTAGATGTAGTAGTATATTACAGTGATCTGATTGTGTATTCCTATATATCTTAATGTCACAAGCCTACTTAAGTACCTTAAATGTCACAGGTAACATGAATTCTTATGTCAGAAGccaaaaaaatacagatttacTCTCAAATTAATCTTTAATATTAGATGTCACATGACTTCTTGTTTATTAGTATAGTACTGGGTATGTACAATATATAAGCTGCAATGTTGATGTGTGTGCTGCATTTAATCTAAATAACCTAAATTAGGATTCATGACAATAAAAGGGGAAAAATATCTGATGCACCTTCAACTTTTATTCAACATCACAACTCCTGTAGAAGACAATTGGTCTGAGAGAACAGCAGACTATGGTTTCCTAATATGTCTCAACATAAAAAGCACTACAAGTATGAAATGAACAAGAGAGACAACAAGGTTAAAACATGGCTACAGGCCTGCATGCACAGAACGATGGAGTATATATAGATAGACTTGTTCTCCTCTAGGTGAGTGCTGTACAAACTGCCCAGCTACCATTCAAATGGTAGGCCAGTCAATTCTGTGCAGGTAGCGATCGGTTTACGTCTGTCTGAATTGCACACACAGTCTGATGTAAATCACACAGTAGTGTTGGGTAGCGTCATGAAAGTCAAATCCATTCAAAAAAGGCACAATCCCATCCTCAACAGCCACCCAGCAAAAGCTTAGGGAATCATACAGGCTGAAGTCATCAGAAACTAAAAACTACAAGTCCCACGGTTGCATCCAACAAAGTGCTCTGTGGATGGATGATATAGCAGCAACTTGTGTTACGAGAACATCAAATCGACTGAAGTGACAGCACACAATGTGTACGAGTCTGTAAAGCAGTCTTAGTTTCCACTGGTCCTGGGTCAGAAAACAGTCCTAAAAGCATGTGTTTACACAGACAAAGcatgtttatttcaaactaaAACAATATGCACCCGACATCCAAAACATCCcactggtcattttctttttcttccccctGGCATGtgattttctgtttgtattcATTGTATAATTAGAAACAAATTACAGACATTTATTTTGGGGATACAACATTTtatacttttcattttattttttttccaattatagcAGCTGTACTGGTCTTACTGTATGCAGGCTATTCATTCTGCTTAAAAACAGAAAGCATTGGACACCACAAGCGCATTCATTTAAAAACTTTGCAGCAGCATTTtaaaagaagaagagacagaaatgGGCTAAAAACGGCTGTTTTCAAGTACTGTGTAGAACTGTATTCAAACCATTGTTGAACAGCCAGGATTTCTTAATCTCTTCCATAGGAAGGTCAAAGCTTAATTCCCCCATATACAATTAAAACATTTTGGCAGGCAATTCAATAAAATTCACCAAGCTTAGATTACTTAAAATGGATGGGGTGGCATTACaacttaaaaaaggaaaaaagaaataaaatacaaacaaattttCTATGAATAATTCAGCTAAGGAGCCTTCTATTTAAGTACACTGGTATTTGTGAGATAAAATCATTTGTTATTGGTTATCAGACAACAACTGATGTGAGTCAGTATTTGCCGTGTCCCgtgtggtggaggtggtggtagTTTGCCGACATGAgtacagagaagaagagaacaaCTATACAAAATGATCTTTTACCTACTGAGTGATGATTATGTCCCCTCAGTGTCTGTGACAGTGTCTACCACTGGCTGACTCGCAGCTTCCTCCACGGGCTCACTCTGTGCACTGTTTACGTCCTTAGGAGAGGCAAGCCGCTCCTGCTGTTGCTCAGGTTCACTTTCGGGAAGCACAGAATCAGAGGAAGGGTCTGAACTGGGCTCAGGAGATGCCTCGGGTGTGGGTTCAGCCACACTGCTACTGTCCATCCCAGGTCCATTTACCCACTGGGGTTTAGGTGAGTAGACTCTCTCTTGTGATGACTCATCATCCTTCTGTGGTACTTGCTGCTCCTCCATTGACTTGCTGGTCTCTTCAGGGGAAATGGCAGGTGGTGCAAAGGCCACAGGTGAGTCCTGGGATGAGGCTGTAACCAGTGGAGAGGCTTGACTTGTGGTCTCGGGTTCTGGAGAAGCAACACTTTTGGGAGACTGTGCTGCAGGTTGGGATGGTGATTCAGTTTGTGTAGGGGTCTCAGATTCCAAGGGTGACTGGGTGTGGGTGGGAGCCTCATTTAGAGGACTTGTATCCTTGTCTTCAGATGGTGACTGAGTTGTGGATGGTGACTGTGTCTGAGGCGTCTCAGATGGAGCTAGGGTTTCTGACTTGGGCACAGGTGTGGCTTCTGGGCTCTGTAACGTGGGTGGAGACTTGATTTGAACCTGAGGAGGCAACTGAGGGAGGCCAAAGATAGAGGGTTTAGCTTGAGCTTGAGGCAGGATTGGGGACTGGAATCGTGACTGAATCTGTGGGTTCAGTTTGAGTGGGGTAAGCATTTTGCCTTGGTTAAGGGTCAGGTTCGGATTAAGGGGTGGAGTAGGAAGCAGTGGCGTTGGCAGAGGGAGAAGGGGTGTCCAGCCCCCACGCTCACGCTCCCTGTCACGCTCTTTATCACGATCCCGCTCTCGTTCTCGTTCTTGCTCCCTGTTGCGATCTCGGCCACGGTCCCGGTCTCTCTCCCGCTCACGCTCCCTTTCACGGCTGTGGCGGTTACCATTCATCTCTCTCCTGAAGTCAAAGTCTCGCTCATCTCTGTCTCGCTGCCGGTCCCATGGGCGTCGTCGGTCATCAAGGTCTTGATGTAGTTCACTGTCAAAGGGTCCTGTGGGACCACCACCACCTCGGTTCCAGGTCTGCAGTCCGCCTCCAGCATTACCAGAAGCCCCTGCTGATCCTCCTGCTGTCCCAGACCGATTATCAAAGCGGTTGGGAAAGTTCTGTCCGGGTGTAGGGCGCTCATCCTGGAAGCCTTTAGGAACCACAGGAGCCTGTGGACCTCCTCGCATGCTATCTCGTTCATCAAAGTCCCCTCTGGTCTGGCTCCAGCGGTTATCAGGGGTGAAGCCTGCAAGAGCCTGCAGACGCCCCACTAGGCTGGTTCTAGCTGGCTGAGTCCCTGGGGTCTGAAGCAAGGGAGGCCTGCCGCCTCCACCACCTCCGAGGGACTCCCTGTGCTCTGGGGGAGGAGTCCTCAACAAGCCCGTGCTCTGCTTTTCCATTGGAGGAAAGCGGTAGTCCTGGTCTTTCCCCTCATCAGCTCCTGAGGAAGACTCATCTTCTGTCTTGGATACATTTTCATTGGGAAGGTTGGGCCTGTTAAAAGGGTCCAACTGGGAGAAAGGGGCCCTAGCACGGGCTTGAGCCTGGAGTGAACCATCAAGGAGGCCAGCTGCCTGCTGAACAGGCCCCTGCTGCATGAGGAGTGGAAATCTGGCAGCAGCTCCGGGTTGGAGAAGGTTAGGACGCACGTCCAGAGGCAGCAGGCCAGGCATCCGCTGCCCCGCCAGACCAGGGTGAGTGAGGGAGGCAGTCGGGTGCATCCCAAGGAGACCCATTCCACTTCGGACTGCATTTTGCATGCCTGGAGATGAAACAATACGTATTAAAATCCTACTAAGTCAAAGACAAACAGGTTTATCACTTCTCAAACACTGAAAGTAGAAATTATGGCCCAAAATGTTTGACAACCTACTCTTCCCCATTTAAAACACTTGGGTTTTGTCTCACCGTGTAGTGTGAGCTCTGCAGCTGCATCCATCCCATCAGCAGATTGTGGTGTTTTATCACTGCCAGTTTGCTGAGTTTGGACTCCTACTGGGTTAAACACACCAGCTCCAGGGATGGCCGAGGGCATAAAGCTGCCGGGAATAGTGCTGGTCGGAGGGATCATAGCGCCAAATGGTGAATCCTTTACAGCTTCTTGGCCCGAGGCCACTGAAGGCTGAACAAGAGCTGTACATGGGAGCAGAAGAAAGACAAACTTA
This portion of the Sphaeramia orbicularis chromosome 22, fSphaOr1.1, whole genome shotgun sequence genome encodes:
- the scaf8 gene encoding SR-related and CTD-associated factor 8 isoform X2 codes for the protein MAAGIPPPSVTPVMPSNAAPVNNTTPGTPATPATPANIVQSLPDWASQITNTDTVAAVAQILQSPQGQQLQQLVQSLQMQQQKPQPSLLQALDAGLVVQLQALTAQLTAAATANSLNPLEQRVSSFNKKLLGPFDFGNDSERGEESKKDTSSSQLPMVSEPINSSLFHQLAEQLQQQNLEQFQKQLLEHQQHQQKAMGMEGQDSIFGQENSVATAQSSNQPQHPETENKMDDSIDNQQQDMDLDEGPDGMEEEIFEADEKKNVSTRSRTRSRSRSRSPKRRRSRSRSGSRKRKHRKRSRSRSRDRKRKSSRSYSSERRAREREKERQKKGLPPIRSKTLSVCSTTLWVGQVDKKATQQDLTNLFEEFGQIESINMIPPRGCAYICMVHRQDAYRARQKLSTGSFKIGSKIIKIAWALNKGVKQEYKQFWDVDLGVTYIPWEKVKLDDLDGFAEGGIIDQETVNDEWEAAKNAESAKEVASQPVSTETTAASNTQTETYSQQVTMMPVQLPVAQAVPGAVGLVPPTFPVSMGIPPPGYGPPPPFIRAGFNASQPPPGFLQAAQTAGMATGPTSLVQPSVASGQEAVKDSPFGAMIPPTSTIPGSFMPSAIPGAGVFNPVGVQTQQTGSDKTPQSADGMDAAAELTLHGMQNAVRSGMGLLGMHPTASLTHPGLAGQRMPGLLPLDVRPNLLQPGAAARFPLLMQQGPVQQAAGLLDGSLQAQARARAPFSQLDPFNRPNLPNENVSKTEDESSSGADEGKDQDYRFPPMEKQSTGLLRTPPPEHRESLGGGGGGRPPLLQTPGTQPARTSLVGRLQALAGFTPDNRWSQTRGDFDERDSMRGGPQAPVVPKGFQDERPTPGQNFPNRFDNRSGTAGGSAGASGNAGGGLQTWNRGGGGPTGPFDSELHQDLDDRRRPWDRQRDRDERDFDFRREMNGNRHSRERERERERDRDRGRDRNREQERERERDRDKERDRERERGGWTPLLPLPTPLLPTPPLNPNLTLNQGKMLTPLKLNPQIQSRFQSPILPQAQAKPSIFGLPQLPPQVQIKSPPTLQSPEATPVPKSETLAPSETPQTQSPSTTQSPSEDKDTSPLNEAPTHTQSPLESETPTQTESPSQPAAQSPKSVASPEPETTSQASPLVTASSQDSPVAFAPPAISPEETSKSMEEQQVPQKDDESSQERVYSPKPQWVNGPGMDSSSVAEPTPEASPEPSSDPSSDSVLPESEPEQQQERLASPKDVNSAQSEPVEEAASQPVVDTVTDTEGT